From a single Oceanobacillus kimchii X50 genomic region:
- a CDS encoding GntR family transcriptional regulator has translation MKLNLREGSLYIQVKDILKERIINGQYKVNALIPSEPELEREFEVSKITIRKAVEQLAQEGYVEKRSGIGTTVLANQVVSKLSKGQRFSEYLIGEGHQLRKKFIDLTVVEELSEPLHQLNSKEVYCIERLYILNGKPYIHFRHYISAHIALPKDPEVFVNSLYDMLYQQGVRFYRFKDEFGVSVPEQNVAELLEVEKQPLLQRERYSYDSRDRLVEYSFAYYNTELHKYIVNFNM, from the coding sequence ATGAAATTAAATTTAAGGGAAGGTTCTTTATATATTCAAGTGAAAGACATCTTGAAAGAAAGAATTATTAATGGACAATATAAGGTCAATGCTCTGATTCCGTCTGAACCAGAATTGGAGAGGGAGTTTGAAGTAAGCAAAATAACGATTCGTAAAGCAGTAGAACAGCTTGCTCAAGAAGGCTATGTAGAGAAAAGAAGTGGTATCGGCACAACGGTTTTGGCGAATCAGGTGGTTTCCAAATTATCGAAAGGACAACGTTTTTCTGAATATTTAATTGGAGAAGGTCATCAATTACGTAAGAAGTTTATTGATTTAACAGTTGTTGAAGAACTTTCGGAGCCGCTACATCAATTAAACAGTAAGGAAGTCTATTGTATTGAACGCCTATATATACTAAATGGTAAACCATATATTCACTTTCGTCATTATATATCTGCACATATTGCACTTCCAAAAGACCCGGAAGTGTTTGTTAATTCCCTTTATGATATGTTATATCAGCAAGGGGTTCGATTTTATCGGTTTAAAGATGAATTCGGTGTATCTGTTCCTGAGCAAAATGTTGCCGAACTGCTGGAAGTAGAGAAACAACCGTTATTACAACGTGAACGTTATTCATATGATAGTAGAGACCGGCTTGTGGAGTATTCGTTTGCATATTATAATACTGAGCTTCATAAATATATCGTTAATTTTAATATGTAA
- the nagZ gene encoding beta-N-acetylhexosaminidase yields MIEKTIGELFVIGFDGKVIPESIKQLIHNYHIGGIILFTRNIGSPNEVLALTAALQKEARDAGYERPLLICVDQENGTVRRLGEGTTIFPGGMTIGASDSEENAYQIGYASGKELRALGINWNLAPVVDVNVNPDNPVIGVRSYGESPERVTRLAKAAVKGMQDAGVVTTLKHFPGHGDTKVDSHLALPVIPHNIGRLEDIELRPFRECLESDVIMSAHIYFPALEPAKDKPATLSKEVMTGLLRDKLGYTGLITTDCMEMNAISETIGTEKGVVAALQAGVDLAMVSHTLQKQIGALKEVKLAVESGKLSRESILSSVKRIRRVKDTYINWNNTVLDSSASVPSFVGGNDHRELAKEAYRQGVTMVYNHGLIPIDSGSDMAVVTPLAAVQSAAEDSSHAAIRLYDVICAYQPHAKNITLTEDWTEEYIHEQIEHWKQYDAVIFGVQYLAQHPVQQLFLEILAANDVPVIAIVMKSPYDVAILPELQACICTYEVSYPALEVAASTVFGKGDILGGLPVTIN; encoded by the coding sequence ATGATTGAAAAAACAATAGGAGAACTGTTTGTAATCGGTTTTGATGGTAAAGTTATTCCCGAATCCATCAAACAGCTTATCCACAATTATCATATCGGTGGCATTATTCTTTTTACTCGTAATATTGGAAGCCCTAATGAAGTGCTTGCGCTAACCGCTGCTTTGCAGAAAGAAGCACGAGATGCAGGATATGAACGTCCACTACTCATTTGTGTTGATCAAGAAAATGGTACAGTACGACGTCTCGGAGAAGGAACGACAATATTTCCTGGAGGCATGACGATTGGCGCAAGTGACAGTGAAGAGAATGCATATCAGATAGGTTATGCTAGCGGAAAAGAGTTAAGAGCATTGGGGATTAATTGGAATTTGGCCCCAGTAGTTGATGTGAATGTAAATCCAGATAATCCAGTTATTGGTGTTCGTTCTTACGGAGAATCACCAGAACGTGTCACTCGTTTAGCAAAAGCAGCGGTGAAAGGTATGCAAGATGCAGGTGTTGTGACGACGCTCAAACACTTTCCTGGTCATGGTGATACAAAAGTGGATTCGCATTTAGCCTTACCTGTTATTCCCCATAATATAGGGAGGTTAGAGGATATCGAGTTACGGCCTTTTCGAGAGTGCTTGGAATCCGATGTGATAATGTCTGCACATATCTATTTCCCTGCATTGGAACCCGCAAAAGATAAACCAGCTACATTATCCAAAGAAGTAATGACGGGATTGCTTCGAGATAAATTAGGGTATACCGGGCTAATTACGACGGATTGTATGGAAATGAATGCGATTTCGGAAACAATTGGTACGGAGAAAGGAGTCGTTGCCGCGTTACAAGCAGGTGTGGACCTAGCAATGGTATCGCATACGTTGCAGAAGCAAATTGGTGCTCTAAAAGAAGTGAAACTAGCAGTAGAGTCAGGGAAATTGAGCAGAGAATCTATTTTATCATCGGTAAAACGAATTAGGCGTGTTAAAGATACATATATCAATTGGAATAATACCGTTTTAGATTCAAGTGCAAGTGTACCTTCTTTTGTCGGAGGAAATGACCATCGTGAATTGGCTAAGGAAGCTTATCGTCAAGGTGTGACAATGGTTTATAATCATGGGCTGATACCGATTGATAGTGGTAGCGATATGGCAGTAGTCACACCATTAGCGGCTGTACAGTCGGCAGCAGAGGATTCGTCGCATGCAGCAATTCGTCTTTATGATGTAATTTGTGCATATCAGCCACATGCCAAAAATATAACATTAACAGAGGATTGGACGGAAGAATATATACATGAACAAATAGAACATTGGAAGCAGTACGATGCAGTTATATTCGGTGTCCAATATTTAGCCCAACATCCAGTTCAACAATTGTTTTTAGAAATACTTGCCGCAAATGATGTTCCAGTAATCGCAATCGTAATGAAAAGTCCTTACGATGTAGCTATACTCCCGGAGCTTCAAGCATGTATATGTACATATGAAGTATCTTACCCAGCATTGGAAGTAGCTGCGAGTACTGTGTTCGGGAAAGGCGACATTCTAGGTGGTCTACCAGTAACAATAAATTGA
- a CDS encoding ABC transporter substrate-binding protein, whose product MKVKRLLLILLLISFVTALSACNSDDEGGEDGGDGGDATAANEGVNESGMPIVDEELELTFFANKPAQNEDNNWNDILIWNEYRDQTNINVNWDLVSPDALEENRNLALGSGDLPDAFFLSQLTSTDLLRYGGQEVFLPLNDLIEQYAPNLTALMEQDPSIRKAVTFPDGNIYSMPALIEEDFLSLRLSARPWVNEEWLDELGMEIPETTDEFYEYLKAVKELDPVGGGKTIPYGGTQIQELVQWLAGSFGVMNQGTSNMNYDLDSSGEVRNFAITDEYKQMLEYINKLYEEGLIDQSIFTIEWGQFLANASDNLYGSMIFYDPIELFGEDIGAQYNSVAALEGPEGHQTYNKLSSSVWDPANLVITSENENPAATVRWMDHFYSDEGAELYYMGVEGETFEIEDGEAVYKDHILNPEGDITFEQALSKQLTWLGSINGIIKADYFQGGETAPQSMEAAEKIEPFVPEEIWPRFTFTDEENIILQSTGQDINNYIEEMRDKFITGDEDLANWDNYVDTLNQMGLEEVVEVHQNAYNRYTEN is encoded by the coding sequence GTGAAGGTAAAAAGATTATTGTTAATTCTTTTACTAATATCGTTTGTAACCGCTTTATCAGCTTGTAATAGCGATGATGAAGGTGGCGAAGATGGTGGTGACGGCGGTGATGCGACTGCCGCAAATGAAGGTGTAAATGAGTCAGGAATGCCTATTGTCGATGAAGAGCTAGAGCTAACTTTTTTTGCAAACAAGCCTGCTCAAAATGAAGACAATAATTGGAACGATATCCTAATTTGGAATGAGTATAGAGATCAAACAAACATCAATGTGAATTGGGATCTTGTGAGTCCAGATGCTTTAGAAGAAAATCGTAATTTAGCTTTAGGTAGTGGAGATTTACCAGACGCATTCTTCCTATCGCAGCTTACGAGTACGGATTTATTAAGATATGGAGGGCAAGAAGTATTCCTACCGTTAAATGATCTGATTGAACAATACGCTCCAAATCTTACAGCGTTAATGGAGCAGGATCCAAGTATCCGTAAAGCTGTTACGTTTCCAGATGGAAACATTTACTCCATGCCAGCACTTATTGAGGAGGATTTCTTATCCTTACGTCTGAGTGCTCGTCCATGGGTGAATGAAGAGTGGCTAGATGAATTAGGAATGGAAATACCCGAAACAACAGATGAATTCTATGAATACTTGAAAGCCGTGAAAGAGCTTGATCCAGTAGGTGGAGGAAAAACGATTCCTTATGGAGGGACGCAAATCCAAGAATTAGTTCAATGGTTAGCTGGTTCTTTTGGTGTGATGAATCAAGGTACGTCGAATATGAATTATGACTTAGATTCTTCTGGTGAAGTTCGTAACTTTGCTATAACAGATGAATATAAGCAAATGCTTGAATATATTAACAAGCTGTATGAAGAAGGATTGATTGACCAAAGTATCTTTACGATCGAGTGGGGGCAATTCCTAGCGAATGCATCTGATAATTTATATGGAAGCATGATTTTCTATGATCCAATTGAATTATTTGGGGAAGATATTGGAGCTCAATATAACAGTGTTGCAGCGTTAGAAGGACCAGAAGGACATCAAACCTATAATAAACTTTCTTCTTCTGTATGGGATCCAGCAAACTTAGTAATCACAAGTGAGAATGAGAATCCAGCCGCAACTGTACGTTGGATGGACCATTTCTATAGTGATGAAGGTGCGGAACTTTACTATATGGGGGTAGAAGGTGAAACATTTGAAATAGAAGACGGTGAAGCGGTTTATAAGGATCACATCTTAAATCCTGAAGGAGATATTACTTTCGAACAAGCGTTATCGAAACAGTTAACATGGTTAGGATCGATTAATGGGATTATTAAAGCAGATTACTTCCAAGGTGGAGAAACTGCTCCTCAATCCATGGAAGCTGCCGAGAAGATTGAACCTTTTGTTCCAGAAGAAATTTGGCCGCGTTTCACATTTACCGATGAGGAGAATATTATCTTGCAATCTACTGGTCAAGATATCAACAACTATATCGAAGAAATGCGCGACAAATTTATTACTGGTGATGAAGATTTAGCTAACTGGGATAATTATGTAGACACACTAAACCAAATGGGATTAGAAGAGGTTGTAGAAGTACATCAAAATGCTTATAACCGTTATACAGAGAATTAA
- a CDS encoding carbohydrate ABC transporter permease — protein sequence MSRFSLSDKAFDRLNILFVSIITIIIIYPLIFVLSASISDPQAVNTGKMWLWPVDITFDGFQRVFQNDAIWTGYKNTIIYTIVGVLVHLFVLLPAAYALSRKELLGKKLWLWFILFTMLFNGGLIPTYLVVRNLQMLDTMWAIVIPGVVGAWSILVARTFFQQTIPDQLVEASKIDGASDFYLFIKVVLPLSLPIIAVMALFHGVALWNQYFNALIYLRTEDKFPLQLILRQILILNEVNASSISNAAGSAQSFAEQVKTASLVKYAVIIVSALPLLIVYPFLQRFFVKGVLIGSVKE from the coding sequence ATGTCTAGATTTAGTTTGTCGGATAAAGCCTTTGACCGGTTAAATATACTCTTTGTATCGATCATTACAATAATCATCATTTATCCACTAATTTTTGTGCTGAGCGCATCCATCAGCGATCCTCAAGCTGTGAACACAGGGAAAATGTGGCTTTGGCCGGTGGATATTACTTTTGATGGGTTCCAACGAGTCTTCCAAAATGATGCGATTTGGACGGGATATAAAAATACGATTATATATACGATCGTTGGTGTGCTTGTACACTTGTTTGTTTTATTGCCAGCAGCATATGCCTTGTCCCGTAAAGAATTATTGGGAAAGAAGCTTTGGTTATGGTTTATTTTATTCACGATGTTATTTAATGGAGGGCTTATCCCAACGTACTTAGTTGTTCGTAATTTGCAAATGCTCGATACAATGTGGGCGATAGTGATCCCAGGTGTTGTAGGAGCTTGGTCGATTCTTGTTGCTCGAACATTCTTTCAACAAACAATACCTGATCAACTCGTCGAAGCATCTAAAATTGATGGGGCAAGTGACTTTTACTTATTTATTAAAGTGGTGCTACCGTTATCATTACCAATTATTGCCGTAATGGCACTCTTTCATGGGGTAGCTTTATGGAATCAGTACTTTAATGCTTTAATTTATTTGCGAACAGAAGATAAGTTTCCATTACAGCTGATACTTCGGCAAATTTTAATCTTGAATGAAGTAAATGCAAGTAGTATTTCCAATGCTGCTGGTTCTGCACAATCGTTCGCAGAACAAGTAAAAACAGCTTCCTTAGTAAAATATGCAGTAATCATTGTTTCTGCACTACCATTATTAATTGTATATCCATTTTTACAACGTTTCTTTGTAAAGGGAGTTCTAATTGGTTCGGTGAAGGAATAA
- a CDS encoding ABC transporter permease, whose product MAKLAPAHRGRGYKIKKNLLANWQLYIFLLPVVSYFFIFHYIPMYGVQIAFKDYFANLGIWGSPWVGFEHFERFFSSYYFWRLLKNTLVLNLYMLILFPLPIILALAFNELRNGAFKKWTQTLTYAPHFISVVVVVGMLVAFLDPNTGLINHLIRALGMEPIPFLTSPDWFRHIFVWSGQWQTLGWSTIIYLAALAGVNPELHEAARVDGATRLQRIFRINIPSIMPTIVVLFILNIGNFMQIGFEKVLLMQNTLNSETSDIIQTFVYETGILQGQYSFAAAVGLFESAINIVLLITVNQIARKFSENSLW is encoded by the coding sequence ATGGCAAAACTAGCGCCCGCTCATAGGGGTAGAGGCTACAAAATAAAAAAGAATTTACTTGCAAATTGGCAATTATATATATTTCTTTTACCTGTAGTTTCGTACTTTTTTATTTTTCATTATATACCAATGTATGGCGTTCAAATTGCTTTTAAAGATTACTTTGCGAACTTAGGAATCTGGGGAAGTCCTTGGGTTGGTTTTGAACATTTTGAGCGTTTTTTTAGCTCATATTACTTCTGGAGATTATTAAAAAATACGCTCGTCTTAAATCTATACATGCTCATACTATTCCCATTACCGATTATTTTAGCACTAGCATTTAATGAATTACGTAATGGGGCATTTAAGAAATGGACGCAAACCTTAACGTATGCACCACATTTTATTTCTGTCGTCGTTGTCGTAGGAATGCTTGTTGCATTTTTAGATCCCAATACAGGGTTAATCAATCATCTTATACGTGCTTTAGGGATGGAACCAATTCCGTTTTTAACAAGTCCAGATTGGTTCCGACATATCTTTGTCTGGTCTGGTCAATGGCAAACATTAGGGTGGAGTACAATTATTTATTTGGCAGCTCTTGCAGGGGTGAACCCGGAGCTTCATGAAGCAGCAAGAGTGGATGGTGCCACGAGATTGCAACGTATTTTCCGAATAAATATTCCAAGTATTATGCCAACCATCGTCGTATTATTTATTTTAAATATCGGAAACTTTATGCAAATTGGCTTTGAGAAAGTGCTACTCATGCAAAATACATTGAATTCGGAGACGTCGGATATTATCCAAACGTTTGTATATGAAACGGGTATCCTACAAGGTCAATATAGTTTTGCTGCTGCTGTTGGTTTGTTTGAATCGGCGATTAATATCGTTCTTTTAATTACCGTTAATCAAATCGCACGAAAATTTAGTGAGAACAGCTTATGGTAG
- a CDS encoding DgaE family pyridoxal phosphate-dependent ammonia lyase, whose product MLNLKKVINASGRMSILGVSTMSDYVLEGIARGGRHYFKMEELVQESGQQVAKYVHTEHALITNSASAAISLAVAGVISKDDRYLVEHLYEDAFLQREILIMKGHQVDYGAPVDVMIHVGGGKPKGIGYANGCRIDQIDQSVSENTAAILFVQSHHCVQKNMPSLQEVSEWARQKNLPLIVDAAAEEDITGYGELADLVIFSGSKAIQGPTSGILAGKTELIKYATLHMKGIGRAMKVGKEAIFGLLHALEQFVTEKTDVSHQLADLDKLKQLNEWSGIKITIEADEAGREIYRGRVHIGAEAPLDASTLVNQLKDGIPAIYTRDYHANEGHFDIDPRPLLPGDMDIIVQKISNLIGGG is encoded by the coding sequence ATGTTGAACTTGAAAAAAGTGATTAATGCAAGTGGAAGAATGAGTATATTGGGTGTGTCTACGATGTCTGATTATGTGCTCGAAGGCATTGCTAGAGGAGGAAGACACTATTTTAAAATGGAAGAACTAGTGCAGGAATCCGGACAACAAGTAGCGAAGTATGTACATACAGAACATGCGTTAATTACAAATTCTGCATCCGCAGCGATATCCCTTGCAGTAGCAGGGGTTATATCAAAAGATGATCGCTACCTTGTTGAGCACTTATATGAAGATGCTTTTCTTCAACGAGAAATATTAATTATGAAGGGGCATCAAGTAGATTATGGAGCTCCGGTAGATGTGATGATACATGTAGGCGGTGGAAAACCTAAAGGGATAGGGTATGCGAACGGCTGTCGCATCGATCAAATCGACCAGTCAGTATCGGAGAATACAGCAGCAATTCTCTTTGTACAATCCCATCATTGTGTGCAAAAAAATATGCCTTCGTTACAAGAGGTAAGTGAATGGGCACGTCAAAAAAATCTTCCACTTATAGTTGATGCAGCGGCAGAAGAAGATATTACTGGATATGGAGAGCTCGCAGACCTTGTAATCTTTAGTGGTTCCAAAGCGATTCAAGGTCCTACATCTGGCATATTAGCTGGGAAAACTGAACTTATAAAGTATGCAACTCTCCACATGAAAGGAATCGGGAGAGCAATGAAAGTAGGGAAAGAAGCTATCTTCGGACTGTTGCATGCATTAGAACAATTTGTCACCGAAAAAACGGATGTATCGCACCAATTAGCAGATTTAGATAAACTAAAGCAACTGAACGAATGGAGCGGAATCAAGATAACTATTGAGGCTGATGAAGCGGGAAGAGAAATTTACCGTGGGAGAGTACATATTGGTGCAGAAGCCCCTTTGGATGCTTCAACATTAGTAAATCAATTAAAAGACGGAATTCCTGCTATTTACACAAGGGATTACCACGCAAATGAAGGACATTTTGATATTGACCCTCGACCATTATTGCCAGGAGATATGGATATTATTGTACAAAAAATTTCTAACCTAATAGGAGGTGGATGA
- a CDS encoding sugar kinase, with the protein MANKVKAFGEVMMRLHVPGNKKLEQTRALDMSFSGTGVNVLTALGKFGNQTSLITTLPDNNIGEAALSYLQSLRVGVQDIRRDGDHIGMFFLEDGFDLRPSVVTYTNREISAFHQAVASDYQMERILLDTDMVHFCGIGLAVSENARNTMFSIAEKAKERGILVVFDCNFRPKLWKNNIQRARNDYQQMLQLSDVCFMTEKDAIHVLGYATDEVERKSQIQNLIPKVAEKYGIQTIAGTIREQLQDNKHEIEGFLYTNANFYFSKRYVFRIFDRIGGGDGFASGIMHGLRQQFSKEDTIQFAMAAGILAHTTYGDSPISSDKEVWALVSNHDPDIER; encoded by the coding sequence ATGGCGAATAAAGTGAAGGCATTTGGAGAGGTAATGATGCGACTACATGTTCCAGGTAACAAGAAGTTGGAGCAAACTCGCGCATTAGATATGTCTTTTTCAGGTACAGGAGTGAATGTGCTTACTGCTTTAGGAAAATTTGGCAACCAAACGAGCCTCATAACAACATTGCCTGATAATAATATTGGAGAAGCAGCTTTATCGTATTTGCAATCGTTAAGAGTTGGAGTGCAAGACATTCGTCGAGATGGCGACCATATCGGGATGTTCTTTTTAGAAGATGGTTTCGACTTGCGTCCATCCGTAGTCACATATACCAACAGAGAAATCAGTGCTTTTCACCAAGCAGTAGCATCGGATTATCAGATGGAACGTATATTACTAGATACAGATATGGTTCACTTTTGCGGCATCGGATTAGCAGTGTCTGAGAATGCTAGAAATACGATGTTTTCTATCGCAGAAAAAGCAAAGGAACGTGGAATTTTAGTAGTATTTGATTGTAATTTCCGGCCGAAACTTTGGAAAAATAATATCCAACGAGCGAGAAATGATTATCAACAAATGTTGCAGTTAAGTGATGTATGTTTTATGACGGAAAAAGATGCTATACACGTTTTAGGCTACGCTACGGATGAGGTAGAGCGAAAGTCACAAATCCAAAACCTTATACCAAAAGTAGCAGAGAAATATGGAATTCAAACAATAGCCGGTACAATAAGAGAGCAATTACAAGATAATAAGCATGAGATAGAAGGATTTTTATATACAAATGCGAATTTTTATTTCTCTAAACGTTATGTGTTTCGAATTTTCGATCGTATTGGTGGAGGCGATGGATTTGCGAGTGGTATAATGCATGGATTACGTCAACAATTCTCGAAAGAAGATACCATTCAATTTGCCATGGCTGCCGGAATTTTAGCGCATACAACGTATGGTGATTCGCCAATTTCATCTGATAAAGAAGTATGGGCTTTAGTAAGTAATCATGATCCCGATATAGAAAGGTAG
- a CDS encoding YesL family protein — protein sequence MTSIAQGYYTIAVWITRFAYLNILWVAFTILGLGIFGLMPATVAMFAVVRKWNMGEQDITIFPLFWKTFRQEFVKSNGLGLLLVAIGYLLTIEFQILGTQTSLIYQMVQFSVVVILILYVMVVAFFFPIYVHFNLKSMDYIKWPFIIGIIHPILTVVLLVGIGLLLSITFYSLPALLFLFGGSVTAYILMWGVSKTFAKYEVQNK from the coding sequence ATGACGAGTATTGCACAAGGATACTATACAATAGCCGTTTGGATAACACGTTTTGCATATTTAAATATTCTCTGGGTGGCTTTTACTATATTAGGGTTAGGAATATTTGGTCTTATGCCAGCAACCGTAGCAATGTTTGCAGTGGTTCGGAAGTGGAATATGGGTGAGCAGGATATTACTATTTTTCCATTGTTTTGGAAGACATTTCGTCAAGAATTTGTAAAATCAAATGGATTAGGACTTTTGCTAGTGGCAATAGGATACCTTCTAACGATAGAATTCCAAATACTTGGGACACAAACAAGTCTTATTTATCAGATGGTTCAGTTTAGTGTTGTCGTTATTTTAATTTTATATGTCATGGTAGTTGCTTTTTTCTTTCCAATCTATGTTCACTTTAATTTAAAATCCATGGACTATATCAAATGGCCATTTATTATAGGAATCATTCATCCTATTTTAACGGTGGTTTTATTAGTGGGAATTGGTCTGCTGTTATCTATTACTTTTTATTCTTTACCAGCATTACTATTTTTGTTTGGAGGAAGTGTAACAGCCTACATTTTAATGTGGGGAGTTTCGAAAACTTTTGCAAAATATGAAGTGCAGAATAAATAA
- a CDS encoding amidohydrolase/deacetylase family metallohydrolase, translated as MVQIVKNATLVNGATVDIVIDNQRIVEVAETTTVQGDVIFDAAGMYVSPGWIDLHTHAFPKYKPYCAIPDQIGYKTGVTTIVDAGSSGADNVDEFYQIAQAAKTRVFAFLNISRIGLMRQDELSDLGNLSFDAIQQTVEKYPQFIVGLKARMSASVVCGNGIQPLIIAETFRNKLALPLMVHVGTAPPELSKVLSYMKKGDILTHCYHEKENNHIFREDGSVEPSLLDAIDRGVYLDVGHGSSSFSFRIAQKAKQQGVYFDSLGTDIYQNNQKNGPVYNMETTLSKFLALGYSLEEVIEAVTIKPAKILSKPELGSLQPGSIADLTFFTVKETSKKLTDSFGASIHGDSLINAEAVIIGGNYVELEKSD; from the coding sequence ATGGTACAAATTGTAAAGAATGCAACGCTAGTAAATGGAGCAACCGTAGATATAGTAATTGATAATCAGCGAATTGTAGAAGTAGCAGAAACGACTACAGTTCAAGGTGATGTAATTTTTGATGCAGCTGGTATGTATGTTTCCCCAGGTTGGATTGACCTTCATACACATGCATTTCCAAAATATAAACCGTATTGTGCGATACCAGATCAAATTGGCTACAAAACAGGTGTAACCACGATTGTAGATGCTGGTAGCAGCGGTGCAGATAACGTTGATGAATTCTACCAAATTGCACAAGCGGCAAAAACGAGAGTCTTCGCTTTTTTAAATATATCCCGAATTGGACTGATGCGTCAGGATGAACTTTCAGATTTAGGTAATCTATCATTTGACGCGATTCAGCAAACAGTGGAGAAATATCCGCAATTTATAGTTGGATTAAAAGCCCGAATGAGTGCAAGTGTTGTTTGTGGGAATGGCATACAACCGTTGATTATAGCTGAGACTTTTCGTAATAAATTAGCACTGCCATTAATGGTGCATGTCGGTACAGCTCCGCCTGAATTAAGCAAAGTATTAAGTTATATGAAAAAAGGAGATATTCTAACGCACTGTTATCATGAAAAAGAAAATAATCATATTTTTAGAGAAGATGGATCTGTAGAGCCCTCATTATTAGATGCTATTGATAGAGGGGTGTATTTAGATGTTGGTCATGGAAGCTCGAGCTTTTCGTTTAGAATTGCACAAAAAGCGAAACAACAAGGAGTCTACTTTGATAGTTTAGGAACCGATATTTATCAAAACAATCAAAAGAATGGACCTGTCTATAATATGGAAACAACATTAAGTAAATTTTTAGCGTTAGGATATAGTTTAGAAGAGGTCATCGAAGCGGTTACGATAAAACCAGCAAAAATATTAAGTAAACCGGAATTAGGAAGCTTACAACCTGGATCGATTGCAGACTTAACTTTTTTCACAGTAAAAGAAACATCAAAAAAATTAACGGATTCATTCGGTGCGAGTATTCATGGAGATTCACTTATTAATGCTGAAGCAGTCATCATAGGAGGGAATTATGTTGAACTTGAAAAAAGTGATTAA
- the dagF gene encoding 2-dehydro-3-deoxy-phosphogluconate aldolase, producing the protein MDEMAHNFYNGRICLNVLSADITNAKEIYEATDGHVLIGLLSSNYNSVHEALEDIKVYDKELDGAISLGLGGGNPEQWKMVADISREYQPRHINQVFPKVGYTRATVNHSQTMINSLVKPTGRPGFVDIATGPTNKDPIIVEVEAAIQLSKEMGGNSLKFFPMGGTSRLEEYEAVAEACAREGFYLEPTGGIDVQNSSQIMEIALRAGVKKVIPHVYSSIIDASTGRTKLEDVQSIYHFVKQLGDQYGE; encoded by the coding sequence GTGGATGAGATGGCTCATAACTTTTATAACGGTCGAATTTGTTTAAATGTATTATCTGCCGATATAACAAATGCTAAGGAAATCTATGAAGCAACCGATGGTCATGTACTCATTGGGTTATTATCTAGCAATTATAATAGTGTACATGAAGCGTTAGAAGATATAAAAGTATATGATAAAGAACTAGATGGAGCCATTTCACTCGGCTTAGGTGGAGGGAACCCAGAGCAATGGAAGATGGTTGCAGATATTAGTCGTGAATACCAACCGAGGCATATTAATCAAGTTTTCCCAAAAGTAGGATATACAAGAGCTACTGTAAACCATTCCCAAACGATGATTAATAGCCTTGTAAAACCTACGGGGCGACCAGGTTTTGTCGATATTGCTACAGGTCCAACGAATAAAGATCCAATCATTGTGGAAGTGGAAGCAGCGATCCAGTTATCAAAAGAAATGGGCGGGAATTCACTGAAGTTTTTTCCGATGGGCGGAACGAGTCGTTTAGAAGAGTATGAAGCAGTAGCTGAGGCTTGTGCTAGAGAAGGCTTTTATTTAGAGCCAACAGGGGGTATAGATGTACAAAATAGTTCGCAGATTATGGAGATTGCCCTCCGAGCAGGTGTGAAGAAAGTTATTCCACATGTCTATTCTTCTATTATTGATGCGTCTACCGGTCGTACGAAGTTAGAGGATGTACAGTCTATCTATCATTTTGTAAAACAATTAGGAGATCAGTATGGCGAATAA